A single window of Sphaerodactylus townsendi isolate TG3544 linkage group LG05, MPM_Stown_v2.3, whole genome shotgun sequence DNA harbors:
- the PARD6B gene encoding partitioning defective 6 homolog beta, with protein MNRVHRGGGGGSRGLGTMEVKSKFGAEFRRFSLERSKPGKFEEFYGLLQHVHKIPNIDVLVGYTDIHGDLLPINNDDNYHKAVSTANPLLRIFIQRKEDADYSAFGTDTMAKKKNVLSNVLRPDNHRKKPHIVISMPQDFRPVSSIIDVDILPETHRRVRLYKYGTEKPLGFYIRDGSSVRVTPHGLEKVPGIFISRLVPGGLAQSTGLLAVNDEVLEVNGIEVSGKSLDQVTDMMIANSRNLIITVRPANQRNNVVRNSRTSGSSGQSTDTSLPSYTPSTVPIYQPEEEDSDEGDIIIEDNGEPQQIPKAAPSNESLDSLSQTESQHESMQNGFIPSGEANLYCSMGSINMEYEIQDSDQKSLEEDGTIITL; from the exons tttGGTGCAGAATTCCGTCGCTTTTCTCTGGAAAGGTCCAAGCCTGGTAAATTTGAGGAGTTTTATGGATTACTGCAGCATGTTCACAAGATACCCAACATTGATGTGTTAGTTGGCTATACAGACATTCATGGAGATCTCTTACCTATCAACAATGATGACAACTACCACAAAGCAGTTTCTACAGCTAATCCTTTGCTAAGGATTTTCATTCAACGGAAAG AAGACGCAGACTACAGTGCCTTTGGTACAGACACCatggcaaagaagaaaaatgtcctgtcgaATGTTTTGCGTCCAGACAACCACAGGAAAAAACCACACATTGTAATCAGCATGCCACAAGATTTCAGGCCAGTGTCTTCTATTATTGACGTGGACATTCTTCCAGAAACCCATCGCAGAGTGCGGCTTTATAAGTATGGAACTGAAAAGCCTCTGGGATTTTATATACGAGATGGTTCCAGTGTTAGAGTGACTCCTCACGGGCTAGAGAAAGTACCCGGAATTTTCATATCTAGGCTCGTCCCCGGCGGCCTGGCTCAAAGTACAGGCTTGTTGGCCGTCAACGACGAGGTTCTGGAGGTGAATGGTATAGAAGTTTCAGGAAAGAGCCTTGATCAGGTTACAGATATGATGATTGCAAACAGTCGTAATCTGATCATTACTGTGAGACCAGCAAACCAGAGAAACAACGTTGTTAGGAACAGTCGGACTTCTGGCAGCTCAGGACAGTCGACAGATACCAGCCTTCCGAGTTACACTCCAAGCACAGTGCCGATCTACCAGCCAGAAGAGGAAGACAGTGATGAAGGGGATATCATTATTGAAGATAACGGCGAGCCACAGCAAATTCCAAAAGCTGCTCCTTCCAACGAGAGTCTGGATTCACTGTCGCAGACCGAATCACAGCATGAATCAATGCAAAATGGCTTTATTCCGTCTGGAGAAGCAAACTTATATTGTTCAATGGGCAGCATTAACATGGAGTATGAAATACAGGACTCGGACCAAAAGTCCTTAGAAGAAGATGGGACTATCATAACATTGTGA